The genomic DNA aaagattacgcggtaataagcggtttacgatttacgaggtattaaaaaaaactacttactagatctcgttcaaaacaattttcgttggtagtttttatagtaatgtacatcatatgtttttttttattttttattttcttattttagaagttagaggggggggaccaacttttttccactttggaagcgtctgtcacgcaaactattcggtttagaaaaaaagtattttaaaaacctcgatatcatttttgaagacctatccatagataccccacacgtatgtgattgacgaaaaaaaaatttttgagtttcagttcaagtatcaaaatcttaatgcggttcatagaatacatctacttaccaagtttcaaaagtatagctcttatagtttcggaaaaaaatggctgtgacatacggacggacagacagacagacatgacgaatctataagggttccgttttttgccatttggctacggaaccctaaaaaatgggCTTATTCCCAAAGCTCCACGACTCTATTGCTCTTCTTTTCCCATCGGGTCCATGTAAAACGttcataaaatactttttaatttttgatgCCGCGACCCTTTGGGAATCAAATTAagaaacttaattttttttaaaacaatagagCTGTGATCTTTGGAAATAAGGCGCCCAAGGTTTAATATTTCTTAGCATTATGTTGCATTACATAAATAAAGAGCAGAGCTCTACTAGGTATGCCAAAATGTTTTCGAAATGAATAAGCAACTCTCTACTCGTACTTAATAAGACAAATGTATCATCTTCAAAGGACCATAGATTGGTTAAGgtttacttatacagggtgttaggtaaatgggtatatgagccgacactagcccatgttaacatgggcatataaatggtatggtgaagtcagaaaattgatattatcatttttttttttcatacaaaatattttttataaaatccgatttgtatgaaaattaaaatatttaaaattaagatatcaattttctgacttcaccgtaccatttatatgcccatgttaacatgggctagtgtcggctcatatacccatttacctaacaccctgtatagctaggTTAGGCTTAATTTGTTACAATTTCCATGGACTTTAAAGGGCTCCTAAATAATTTTATCCAAAAATGCATAGTTTGCGATTTAACCACAAAAGTGGGGGTAGCACAGGGTTTTCAAGGGTGCAAACTTGGGTCTAAAGCTACTTACTTTCATCGAACCTAATAACATAAATAGTATAATCAACATAGCAACATAAGTACACACATGCGCGTTTACGATGCTTGATGTCGATTTTGTTTGACTATCTTATTAAATAGTTCGTTGATTCCAAAGTAACATAGGAATCATAAATTGTGCGATCTGAAAACGATTTCCATGCACGAACCCGCGGGCATAACgtgtacataataaaattaaaaatatctctgaAAGCAATGGTGCTCTGGACTCATACTTACTTAtggtgtatttatttttaagcccACTGATTCATATTATCCAGATTAACCGACATTATCTGAGAATGATGCTGCAGCTATATTCAGttgaatgaatgaaaaaaaGTGTTCAATGAaacagtaagtaggtagttaagtTGTTTTTGTTTACAACAATAAATCATTACGAGTAACTCTcataacaataattaataaatgtcGATACTCGACAATCATCTGTATGGATCAATCATTTTATGTTCACAACACTACTAAAAACTACATTACTACTAAAACAATAGATAGTTTATCCACAGTAGAAATCATCCCGTATGTCATGTGTTTCGCATCATCTCACCTTTCATCAAGTGAGATACAAAAAGCTTCCCCGCAGTGGTTAAAAAACACTGTATGTAGCTTTACAGATTTACATGCTGTTTATGAATGACTAGCATTTCGCCcacggcttcgcgcgcgtggactacattatttacatattttacggaaccctatttttttccaaaataaaatttagcctatgttactcgtggatgatgtagctttcgaatggtgaaagaatttttaaaaacggtccagtagtttttgagcctattcattacaaccaaacaaacaaagttttcctctttataatattataattgtagATAATATCGGCAGTCTCTCAAAATAATATAACTCGAGCTGCGGAATCAAAATCAATAGGCTCTCAAAATCTTTGAGATCACCGCAAGCTTTTCCATCTTGTCTTTTtctgacattattttatatttttatttttcattgctACTTCAACGTGGGTAGATAACATGGGACGTGTATGATAGAGAAGCTGATATGGAAAATACCAGCAGTTGTTATTGATCCAAATCATGAAATCTGGATTGTTTATACAATATGCTTGgctaattttaaaaatgattgCGATGATTAGTGCCATTTGTCTGGACACTTTTTCTTCAAAACTAGCAGCTCTAGTTGTATGACACGCGATAGATTTTAGAATCCAACCAATctgttttatttagttatgtTCTGCACTAACAAACTTACAAGAATCAATAGATCGGTCACATGAAAATATTAGGAACTCTACATTTAACCTAACTAACGGTTACCTACTCGATACTATCTTCACAAGTATTGATACAATGGAAAAATTATTAGGataatattttcatagataGAAAGGCCTCAAGCTCAAAGCAACGAGGAGTAGAGCAAGCAGATATTGTCTTGTCAATAAAGTAAAGTGCACTTTAAATATTGCTGTTGTTGCTCTACACAAAGTAATACGACTTTAGActgggttgcaacatcttactttaactgtgacaaacgtcaaaaatctgtcaaactccgaacaaaaacaccggttatcgttttcattaccgttaaagttaggttttgcaactcggccttaataTACGACGAAAAGGTAATTAACATACACGTGCGTAAAGATTAgcgtccaatacaaacaaatatgaaaCCCAAAAGCCAAAATAATCCATCAATCTTAGCTGATGAATTGCAGAAGCAGGAAGACGTCGATAAAGTGACAGCTGTTTATGAAGTTAACAAGGATTGCAGTTGAGTAATGAGCTCTACATAATTAATTGAATCTGTAAACACCAATAATAACAATTTGCTTGTTACCAACCAAACAGGCACATAGTATAGAAAGATTTTGGTGCATCAAAGAGCATGAAAATACAAGCAAGAACGGAAGATTTCGTTAAGTGCTACGTGCAAAATTATTGTATTCTTCTTAGAAGACTGTCTCGTTTTCATTAATCCACGAATTAATGATAACATTCTTGATTTTGGATGTTATCCAAGAGAAACAGTTGTACGGGACCGTTTTCGTAATTATGTGTCTTTTCTATAACAAACCCTGTTACTTCGAGGCCTATTTTCGTAACATTTTTTGGAGGATACTATAGCAATAGCATGCTGAGCTCTTTCAGTAAGATTGCGATTTTAAATTTAAGGAAGGTCGTTGGCTTTTAATTCTTTTGTAGCAAAACTAGAGAGGATTTGGAAAATTTTCGCTTGGTTTGTTGTTAACTGAAGCTGTAGGTCTTTCATTATTTCAGACTCACTTCAGTAGTTAGCTATGATCATGATACAAACTACGTCATTAATGTTTTGTTTACGTTTGTTGATATCATCATTAACATCATTGATGCCATTAATGTCATCGTCGCGAATTCAAAGCTTTTGGACAGTAAAACGTTCTGTTAATGAGGGGGAACCACTAATCAACTCATGGCAGTGTAGGTATAGTTAGCTCAGAACAATCTAGTGCATCAGCCAAGAAACAATCTTGCAATCGTGCGCTTCGACAGAGATTTATTGCACTTTTTGTGTCTAGCCAGTGCATCCTCGCAGTGAGTGAGAGATGCATTGCAGACAGCAACGAATATAGATAGCAGTGTCGAGTAACTGATAGTCGTGTGCCGGCGGGCGGCAACGCGTCCTCACTCACAAAATGCACTTTTCTCAAGAGGCATCCGAGGAATGCGATGTCAACAAACATCTGTGACAATAGAAATAGTCTAGAATGCCGAGAGCACGTAACAGAGCACGTCCAAGCGGCGCATGGCGACCACACACTAGTTTTAGCCGAGCCCGGCCCGGCGTAGGCGCCGCGACCTTCGCAGCATCGTGGAACGGTGGAAAACGAGACACGCCACCATTTTAGGCCGCGCCGACGGCCGAGCCGGGCGGGTCAAGTTTTATTGTCTCCGCGGCTGGGTTGCATAACTCGCGAATCGAGCTTCGAAAATATCATGCGGCTGCGGCGAGGCGGTCTTCCCGCCGGCCCGTCCGAAGATCATTAACTCGAGGGTAACCCATTTGGACGGGCGCCGTCGCAGACGTTTCGCCACGGGTGTTGGCGTCCGGCCAGCGCCGAGCCTCGCAAAATTAGCGGAGACACGCGCCGGTCGGCGAGCGGCGGGCGAATGCGGCACTTACACCAGTACACCGCGACGAAGTCCTTGTCTTCCAGCACGCGTTCGAGTTGTTTGGCGGTGACCTCCTCGATCTGGGGTTCGTGTTTTGTGGGAGCGGGCGATTTGCGCGCGTCGGCCGCGGCGAGCAGTAGCAGCACCGCCAGGGCCTTCAGCCACCGAGCCATGGCGAGGGCGCGCGCGGACTGAGCCgtgcgcacgcgccgcccgcccgcccGGCCGCGCGCCCCACACGCATGCGCGCTCGCTTCAGGCTTGTTTACATGCGACCGCCGCGCTGTCGCCCGAAGCCGCCCGCCCGGAACTCGGAACTAACCTAACACTGCTCACTTCATTGCTTCCTGGTTTCACACTCCACGTGAAGCACttcgtagttttttttttaattaaagaaattaataaattgcgTAAAGAGTAATTTATTCATttctataatttaatttttttttaacttattattaaccataatattacttatggcaccaccttaactttaaccatgACAgttataaccggtgtttttgtatgaagtttatTTGACAGACTTACctaacgtttgttaaagttaatgtGAGAACAACCCAGGGTTATTAGTATGCAAAAGTCTAGTGCCCACCCCAGGATGTTGGATTATATTCGAAGATGATAGTCAATTGATAGTCAATTAATGAACCAATAGTACTCACTTATGGCTATGAGACTTAAACGCACCCCCGTATCCATCGGCCACAAGGCATGTCAGGAGCCAGGTACCACTGAAAAATAAACCTAAATACTTAAGTACGCTAATGACAGCAATCAGCCTCAGAAGAAGAgtcttatttttttgtaaataccttCATATAAGTAAGcttgtttaaaattaatgtagGCTACCTCAGGTATCTTAGGTATGTACTTAAAAAGGAAGGGAGTTCAGGGAGAATACGAGGTAACAGCATCTTACTGGCAAGGCTCCTTCTTCTACTTCTCCAAGAAACTGAGGCTGCAGTTATATAAAGCACAGATCCGACCTTGCATGGAATACTGTTGCCGCCTCTGGGACGGCTCTGCCAAGAAACGTTTGACGGCTTTGGATTCGATGAAATGCGTGCCAGAAGACTAATCGACAGCcctacccttgttgaagcgTCGCTTCAGGAACTCTTCCTTCAAAAGGTGGTCAAAAGCATCTCTAACGGTTctctacaggctacacttcgtAGAATGTGCCAAGGAATTACACGACCTAATTCCGCCAGCCCCATTCCATCACCGGTGAACCAGACGTAGGTTAGAGTACTATCCCTACATTGTCAACATTCCACAATCTCACACTGCTTtgagctagggactggaattcgctgtgttcgcgccttgcagacgcgatggaattttataaataaaactcggaaactgcttatttcgttgtattcttgagacgttacaattttgatgttgttcgATCGGAATCCAAAAGAGAAGTGATTTTACACAATGTTTAACTCGATATAAAGTATTGACTGACAAAAGTTATGTGACATTTACATTAGAAGTAGATATTGCTATTGGAAAATGATGAGGCGCGAGTAGGGCCGCAACACGCTGTCTGGTGCtctctttcccgaacactattgaataggcacttacaaggcagattattatgttattattttataccattcgagactgcatctcattaacaccaggtgcgattgcggacATTGCGgtcaaaaaacattatttttatgatgAACTTAATGTTCATAGAAGTTTAAAGTTTAACGCCTTATCAGTTTTTGCAACCAGATATTACAAACGTTCATTGCTCGTTCATTTACAAAAGGCGTTTATTATTGTTTCGatttattaagtatttacaAGAATTACAAGGTAAAGTATGGTAAAGAAAATTAAAGCGGGAAGTACAGTTGCAGGTAGCATATTATAgcaccggtcgttatggaaatcgagagaagcctttgtccaacagtggaggttgctaaaatgatgatgatgattataatttattttattttaatagggTCTATTGGGCTTGTAGAAGGTATACATACATTACAAAATTTAATAAGCATAtagataaatacataaaaaaatgctTTAATTCTGGGAACGCGTAGAGCAATAATATAACTCAATTAATTAAGTAGGCCTATGGGAAGATtgaaagaataaaatattagataaattgattttttacaTTGTATTCgtattcaaaattaataaagcaGCAGTCCTACTAGGTagtaaaaagttatgtaaatatttatggAGTATAAGTAGGCAGTTAGGTATTCGTAGCCACAGATGAGAGAGTATCCCGTAGCCGAATTCGTTAATTTtgcatttatttactttttttttaccgGCCTCTAATTTCCTTTGCAAGTAATAAGTAAATACAACCTAGTcaaatgaaattataaatatttctttttttacgAAACTgccttttattttataaataatcaaAAACATCCGATTTCTGAACGAAAGCTGTCAAAACTTCAATGAGTGAAATAGTGTTGTGCTTACTGCAATAGTTTACACGAATATAAACtatcaatactcaatacgtttattgcttccttaatagtacagtcgacagcacatcaagctatacattttcgttgcaaagtcaCCCGTATaacaactacgtaagataccacagtgtttacgttgacgtgctgttgaccgtacatttaggtgttacatagttatatttggagatcattaaggaccctgttgggcgctgcgaactaaaaatgtataagagaggaggcttctttttatcataGATAGAAAATTATAGTTTAGGTAGATCGCTAATGAATTTTATCGTCTAAATATTCTTTTATGGTGTAATAGCATTTCGTAGTAATAGCTTTTTTAGTCCTGTTATgaatttactattattattttcttttaataattagaTCAGTATCAATCAGTCATCAGAAATGagaaaaattattatttggttcTCCTCATTTCCGATTTGCCCGTAAACAATTTATCCCGCTTATTTACCAAACTTAAATGGCAATAGGTGCATAAAAATTACACTAGGTCATAGAACTGGGAGAGAAAAATCTCAAATAGTATTCAAGAACCGAAAACGTATTGTACAGTTGATACAGTcgtgccccgattacgctaatttttaacgtctccaatacagacgcgcttcttcgatttcttcgattctgcgatatgGATTGGTCAAACAAActgacgtcagctgttttgaccaatccgtatcgcagaatcgaagaaatcgaagaagcgcgtctgtaAGTAATCAGATAAGCTGTCGAACAATTTTTATCGATTTAATGTGTGCGAACATCCCTATAACTTCCACCACTTCCACGTTTCTGTAACCAGCCAATAGAAATCAAGCACAGATAATAAATTTGAAATGTCACGTGGTGGGGGACAAACATGGCGCATTTCTGAACGAAAGGTAACTTAGTTTTTCGAGCGCTGTCAACAAAATTCTTGTGGCGAGACCGGTCGGCTTGCTGCTTActgcataaaataaaagtttaactCGTGAATGTGAAGTGTTTTGTGAAAAATACAATGCTCATTGACTGCTAATCGTTTGCGAATTGTGTTAAGTGGATTTATTCATTTCTACATAGATTTCGGTAAGTTTGTATTGCTATTTTTGCAAAGTTACCTGCGTACCTTTGTTTCacctattttatttgactatGATCTTATCACGAAAATACCTACTACCATTGCTTAGTCATTTCACTACGTATCAGACGTGACACTTATTAGAATCTTATTGGATTCAAACTTGTTTTGTCGATTTACATAGAAGGTAAATCCTTTAGAACTAAAGTGAGTTTGAAAATCACGAATAGTTGCAGGGAATTTTGTTTGTGCCACATCATAAaagaaaagaaacaataaaacttatttGTTGTCCAACTTTGTTACTAAACCTCTATCACTCGCCTCTCTAGTATCTACAATACCAATCTTAGTAATCAGTGATACTTACGTTATTCATAGaatatttaattacatttaacaaaGGTGCTCTGATAAGTTGATAGCCAGATAGATTAAGTTCTGTTGGCAGATTAATTTTGTTAACTTTTGTCATTTTTACTAGAATAATCCTAAATAACTATCTGGGTAGTATTTCTTGTGAAATGTCtactacataaaatatgtaatttgcTATTTGAAAAAATCCTGTGATTATAGACGTAGGTATCTGTACCGATAATACATTTTTACGAGATATTCTTTGTTACATGCCTACTTGATttcagtttatttcattttatatttactgctacaaataagtttataaatgaaataaaagtttttaCAAGGGCACTTGCAGTTTATTTTACCAatcctattcttcgaaattattatcagtttcattaaaattacctAATCATCTTAGTTTCTTCTCTTCAATGTCCACTGAGAAACAAAATGAAATTTGAAGAAATAATTAATACAGATATGCATCTGTACCACCTTTCTGCATTAGATACTAAATGCAGAGAATGTAGACAAACAAACATTTTTTGCTCAATGATTGTTTTGTTGTATAGAATCTGGTTTACTATTTGTTTTATTCCCTTGAAGGTATTTTCTTTACATGTTAttcataacatgttaaaaaTTCCACTTGTTTGTGTTTATTTACAGATGTCTAAAATtactaaatgacaattattAACAACTGTTCAACGGgcatttaactttttgtaataggtAAGTCTCATAATGTGTTGAAATGTTGTTCTGACCATTTATAATTCTGTGGTATGACTTCATTTAGGCCATCTACTAGCAAAACTCAGGATAGATAGATTTTAAATCCAGTAATCCAGGTCTTCCATATCTTCAATAGAAAAAGTAAGGGCCAGTAGTAAAAGACATTATGAGCAGTTATGTTATGAGTAGAGCATTAATTATGCAATGAttcttaattactttttaaataatgatattttaaaCCAGTAATCATTAGctccaatttattttcaatcaattaTTCTTATGAAACTAAATATTGAAGGTAAGCCTGCTATCAGCTGAAAATTGTTTGTGCGATTTTATCAGGCTATTCTGTGATAGTCTTTGTTCGCAGCAATCTGCCGTATGGCCATTGTGTTTCGGCAGAcaataaaacacaataaaaattgCATATCTGTGCCACGAAACAAGGCTGTTCACTAACAATGCAACACCACTTGCCAATTGGAAAATGTAAGTTGTGGAGATTCCCCTCTAGTGTCGGAAAATGACGGCTGCAGCCGACCGACTGCTGTCGTAAATACGCTTCGGAGAATTTTAGGGACGTCATCTAAGCCTAAGCGCAGACAACCGACTTCTAGTTGGCCgacgattttaatttgtatgaagaatcggccgatactaaatcggtgtaatgtgcgcacttccatacatctccatactgattaacagcccgacccaactatcgggcAACTAAAAGTCgctggtctgcgcctaggctaaaaccTCCAGGCCGAAAGTTCCTGTGATGAAGCTTCTCCTCCAAACCTGTCGGAATTGTTACGTGTAATTGCGGTTCAGCTGAATCGCTATTGATTGAATACGCATGCACGCATCACTAAGCTTTTGCCAACGTTAGCCTTTAGCTATTTCGAAATCCTGAGCTAATCCTAGTACCTATCTACCCACTCTAATGTTCGTACTCATCGAAAAAGAGGGACACAAACTTATTcattatgtataattatgtCGGTGCTTTGTTACTATCAGCTATCGTTCATAAAATCTACCAATCGTGTATGAAACCGATAAACTGATCGGCTTTCTAGAATGGTCTATAGGTGTGCCTTAGTAATTTGTCCATAAATATTGGTCAATAACAATTATAGCGTATAAACGTATTGTTAATCAAAGTATGTGCCTAATGATTCCCTAAGTTGTTCAAGCCAATATCAAACAGTTTTATGGCCAGCAATTGTAGCAATTTATTAATCATCATTTATACCACCCGATAAAGTGGAATAGAATCATATACTTTAAATGCTTTCGTGGTACGCGATAATCGCTATCAAAAGTATTATGATAGTGATATTGTAAGAGTGCTTATCGGGCGGCGTTCAGTGGTTACGTGTCCGCAAACCTGACAGCACAGAAATGGCCGAGTACCGCGCGAACAAATCTGGCATCAACGCCGACGCCCAGGCGCGCATCAATAGCAAGTACAACGACGACATCGGCCAGGAGATCCTGGAGTGGGTCAAGGAGCTGACCGGCGAGCCATCTAATACCTCTGGCGACGCAGAAAACGTCTACGCGGTGCTCAAAGATGGCACCCTCCTCTGCAAACTCGTCAACGCCATCGAAGAGGGATCGGTGAAGAAAATCAACCAGTCCACCATGGCGTTCAAATGCATGGAGAACATCAACGCGTTCCTAGAAGCGGCTAAGAAATTGGGCGTGCCTCCGCAGGAAACTTTCCAGACGATCGACCTGTGGGAGAAGCAGAACCTTTATTCCGTGCTCATCTGCCTGCAGTCGCTCGGTAGAAAGGCTGGTAACTACGGCAAGCCCTCCATCGGGCCCAAGGAAGCCGAAAAGAATGTGCGCAACTTCTCCGAGGAACAGTTGAAGTCGGGCCAAAACGTAATTTCCCTGCAGTACGGCACCAACAAAGGTCAACAAAGTGGCATTTCGTTTGGGAACAGGCGTCaaatgtgataatttgggaaatattttttattttgtattatttgtaaattattttattacgtaataaatgtttttcagttttgtaaaattttattttatttttattccttgGTATTTAGTGTTCAGATTGGCAACACCTTGGGCAGCgagtaatgatgatgatgataagataAGACTGTCGCATTTTTATCGGGCTGGAATGTTACCTATTGCAAtttatatcttttattttaatctagCTTAGTAACATGTTCAATTAATGTGTGTCAGTGTGTCTTCAGGGACTTAATAGGAATTTCAAGGAACCCAAAATTTTCACTAAAgctacaatattttttacataaaacaaaaatatcctcGGCTCTTAAGTGTCCTAGAATGCTTATGAAATACATGAAAGAAACGGAACAGTTGGGCTTAAAAgcaattttgtaattaaatttttatcgaTGATACCCCAATGTATAGAATGTAAGCAAAGTTTTCTTGCGTCATGGCTCGAGTATCGATCTAACTCGAAAATACCATCCGTTACCTAGCAAAGGAAACCTCCTCTGATTTTGGTTTGTCACAAATTATGTACGGGACTTATTGGTCTGCGATCCTCGTCACGCAACCTATGTAAGGAGATACTTCAAATTGCATTATCCGATGCTTTACGTAAGATAACATTTAACTGCCGATCAACATGCAGTACAAagtatgtacataatatcttgTTGATTGATCGGTACGAAAAATTACTCGTTTAGTTCTGGTGTCGATTGCAAAATTAATTACCTATAGCTTGGTACCGGTTGGAACTAAGCGTCGCAATGATTACTCGACCAGACGGTTTTTGTTGGCCGATGACGTCATCGCAGTTAAAACAACGCTGGTAAATGTCAGCACCCCAACAACGGAAGGCACGGTCACGCGCCGATAGTCAACGGAAACACGGACATCCGAACCCTAGCATAACCATAACATGGAgtctcactcactcactcttaTTGGTCAAAAAGAAAAGAGATAGAAGTAACACATGCAAGATCGATATTCAAATCCATAATGCTCCGAGCGTTGACAGTGACCCCCGCTAACTTTGTTTATTCCAACAACGAAATGTTCTTAAACATTTGTACAAACAAACTGTTGCCATATTACATGCTCACTCATAATGGAGGCACCATTTCTTAGAACAGACTAATATAGAATGTGtggtgtattttatttaaataatataatttaatatgcGCACGATTACACTGAATGATTCAGCAGAGCAGATGCAGAaagcattttattttacttcagGTACTTAGTTCATGAGAACCAAGTCGAACTATGGAAATAATCATGGTtttgtttaaagtttttcttcaCAGAATATTCTCGATTAGTTGAACGAATTATATCGAAAGCTTGATTCTAGAATCTAGATGCTAGTCTAGAGCTTAAGATAATTTAGAAACGTTGTTATCCTCGCCGTAGCTGATACTGAGCTTTCCCTCCAATTACTTACATGTAAGCTGCATTAAAGTGCTTCAGCAAACAGTGAAAGTGCATCTTAAAACATGACTCAGTATTCCCACTGGTAATGATTGACATAGTATTGATGATTTGGCAACTTTAACCAGAGAGGTAAGGATTTAGAAAGTGCGCGTCCGCTGTTTGTTAACGTCAGTTACCATCAAAATAATTGTCGACGTAAAAGGCAATCCTGTTCGTAATGTCTTTATTTCGACATAGTTTCATTAATAGATTGTAAAAATAGTTTGGTAAATACGGAAAGTGTTCATAATAAGCAGTACTCTAGCTGTATTCCCACGTAACGCGATATCGA from Ostrinia nubilalis chromosome 8, ilOstNubi1.1, whole genome shotgun sequence includes the following:
- the LOC135074265 gene encoding myophilin-like, with translation MAEYRANKSGINADAQARINSKYNDDIGQEILEWVKELTGEPSNTSGDAENVYAVLKDGTLLCKLVNAIEEGSVKKINQSTMAFKCMENINAFLEAAKKLGVPPQETFQTIDLWEKQNLYSVLICLQSLGRKAGNYGKPSIGPKEAEKNVRNFSEEQLKSGQNVISLQYGTNKGQQSGISFGNRRQM